A DNA window from Labilithrix sp. contains the following coding sequences:
- a CDS encoding serine/threonine protein kinase codes for MTVLDGTLRAIVAADRLPLSETVDGKALLHRRLTVFYGYFALLATLAALAGRVRHVLADLDPELLRFVMNVQAGHAVVLGLVFAALRLRVHDELLLRALDVVATVATAGTAAVALSVVPYVVTVDVSAVAFFVLFFVVRAALVPSKPWLATAFAALGAVPFLFGLAAMYRRAGLSDAATFAAARSMAAGVVGVYVVSRTIYGLRSAVEKAVKLGQYVVHEKIGEGGMGSVYRASHAMLKRPTAIKVIAPERAGETATARFEREVLATSRLTHPNNVAIYDYGRTRGGVFYYAMELLEGEDLARLVEREGPQPVARTRHILRQVVAALGEAHDAGLVHRDVKPANVMLCRRGGARDFVKVLDFGLVKDVATPPDMKLTSERALAGTPLYMAPECVIAPDTVGPAADVYALGCVAYFLLTGREPFTGGNVVEVFSGHIHATPEPPSRHAPAVPSDVDALVLRCLAKDPATRPTTHELEQAW; via the coding sequence ATGACCGTCCTCGACGGCACCTTGCGCGCGATCGTCGCCGCCGATCGACTCCCCCTCTCCGAGACGGTCGACGGAAAGGCCCTCCTCCATCGCCGGCTCACCGTCTTCTATGGCTACTTCGCGTTGCTCGCGACGCTCGCCGCCCTCGCCGGGCGCGTCCGGCACGTCCTCGCGGACCTCGATCCGGAGCTCCTCCGCTTCGTCATGAACGTCCAGGCCGGCCACGCGGTCGTGCTCGGCCTCGTCTTCGCGGCGTTGCGGCTCCGCGTCCACGACGAGCTCCTCCTCCGCGCCCTCGACGTGGTCGCGACGGTGGCGACGGCGGGGACCGCCGCGGTCGCGCTCTCCGTCGTCCCGTACGTCGTCACGGTCGACGTGTCGGCGGTGGCCTTCTTCGTCCTCTTCTTCGTCGTGCGCGCGGCGCTCGTGCCGAGCAAGCCGTGGCTCGCGACGGCGTTCGCGGCCCTGGGCGCGGTGCCTTTCCTCTTCGGCCTCGCCGCGATGTACCGGCGGGCGGGCCTCTCCGACGCGGCGACGTTCGCGGCGGCTCGCAGCATGGCGGCGGGCGTCGTCGGCGTCTACGTCGTCTCGAGGACGATCTACGGACTACGCAGCGCGGTCGAGAAGGCGGTCAAGCTCGGGCAATACGTCGTTCACGAGAAGATCGGAGAAGGCGGGATGGGCTCGGTCTACCGCGCGAGCCACGCGATGCTGAAGCGCCCGACCGCGATCAAGGTCATCGCGCCGGAGCGGGCGGGCGAGACGGCGACGGCGCGCTTCGAGCGCGAGGTCCTGGCGACGAGCCGCCTCACCCATCCCAACAACGTCGCCATTTACGATTACGGCCGCACGCGCGGCGGCGTCTTCTATTACGCGATGGAGCTCCTCGAGGGAGAGGACCTCGCGCGGCTCGTCGAGCGGGAGGGCCCGCAGCCGGTCGCGCGGACGCGCCACATCCTGCGCCAGGTCGTCGCCGCGCTCGGCGAGGCGCACGACGCCGGCCTCGTGCATCGCGACGTCAAGCCGGCGAACGTGATGCTCTGCCGCCGCGGCGGCGCGCGCGACTTCGTGAAGGTCCTCGACTTCGGTCTCGTGAAGGACGTCGCGACCCCGCCGGACATGAAGCTCACGAGCGAGCGCGCGCTCGCCGGCACGCCGCTCTACATGGCGCCGGAGTGCGTGATCGCGCCCGACACGGTGGGCCCGGCCGCGGACGTCTACGCGCTCGGCTGCGTGGCGTACTTCCTCCTCACCGGCCGCGAGCCCTTCACCGGCGGCAACGTCGTCGAGGTGTTCTCCGGCCACATCCACGCGACGCCCGAGCCGCCGTCGAGGCACGCGCCCGCCGTCCCGTCCGACGTGGACGCGCTCGTCCTCCGCTGCCTCGCCAAGGACCCCGCGACCCGCCCGACCACTCATGAGCTCGAGCAAGCCTGGTAG
- a CDS encoding protein kinase, whose amino-acid sequence MLESTPMLVGDVIAGKYRIDSVAGEGGMGIVYEAEHVILRQRVAVKAMLPGLLSSADALDRFSREASAIARITCEHVVRVTDAGTLPNGAPYLVMEYLDGSDLADVLSRRGPLPPSEVVDYALQALEGLAHVHAARVVHRDLKSANLFLARLHDGRRVVKLLDFGIALAPDLLSSDDRAIVGSPSYMSPEQLRRDALDTRTDLWSIGVVMYELLAGEVPFTGSLSQVIAKILEKRPVLLNEQRPAVPPALAEVVARCLERDPDARWPSTLELARALAPHGTGQWREAVGRIERALANVTPRREPRRFETLDTALQALDDDAARPRCATTQPPASDAAETERIGAAFGPTMPIAMPTVPAAPLDARPGVPAPAIAPALALAREAEWTLRILMIDDSTFVLGVYSQILVKAGFDVRTTTSVREFDDLLARWQPHLVLMDVQMPEVSGDELCRRVKARFKATVPVVFVSDLPRAQLADRAAAAQADAFLSKTSDWNGFVDFVRNICAITYSPEHLP is encoded by the coding sequence ATGCTCGAATCCACGCCGATGCTCGTGGGCGACGTCATCGCGGGGAAGTACCGCATCGACAGCGTCGCAGGCGAAGGCGGGATGGGGATCGTCTACGAGGCCGAGCACGTCATCCTCCGCCAGCGCGTCGCGGTGAAGGCGATGCTGCCGGGCCTGCTCTCCTCCGCCGACGCGCTCGATCGCTTCTCGCGCGAGGCCTCCGCGATCGCGCGCATCACCTGCGAGCACGTCGTGCGCGTCACCGACGCCGGCACGCTCCCGAACGGCGCGCCGTACCTCGTCATGGAGTACCTCGACGGGAGCGATCTCGCCGACGTCCTCTCCCGCCGCGGACCGCTCCCTCCCTCCGAGGTCGTCGACTACGCGCTCCAGGCGCTCGAAGGGCTCGCGCACGTCCACGCCGCGCGCGTCGTGCATCGCGACCTCAAGTCGGCGAACCTCTTCCTCGCGCGCCTCCACGACGGCCGCCGCGTCGTGAAGCTGCTCGACTTCGGCATCGCGCTCGCGCCCGATCTCCTCTCGAGCGACGATCGCGCGATCGTCGGCTCACCGAGCTACATGTCCCCGGAGCAGCTCCGGCGCGACGCCCTCGATACGCGCACCGATCTCTGGTCGATCGGCGTCGTCATGTACGAGCTCCTCGCGGGCGAGGTGCCCTTCACCGGATCGCTCTCGCAGGTCATCGCCAAGATCCTCGAGAAGCGGCCGGTCCTGCTGAACGAGCAGCGGCCCGCCGTTCCGCCCGCGCTCGCGGAGGTCGTCGCGCGTTGCCTCGAGCGCGATCCCGACGCGCGCTGGCCCTCCACCCTCGAGCTCGCGCGCGCCCTCGCCCCGCACGGCACCGGGCAGTGGCGAGAAGCGGTCGGCCGCATCGAGCGCGCGCTCGCGAACGTGACGCCGCGGCGCGAGCCTCGTCGCTTCGAGACGCTCGACACCGCGCTCCAGGCGCTCGACGACGACGCGGCGCGCCCGCGCTGCGCCACCACGCAGCCGCCCGCCTCGGACGCCGCGGAGACGGAGCGGATCGGCGCGGCGTTCGGGCCGACGATGCCGATCGCGATGCCGACCGTGCCCGCGGCGCCGCTCGACGCGCGGCCGGGGGTGCCCGCGCCCGCGATCGCGCCCGCGCTCGCGCTCGCTCGCGAAGCCGAGTGGACGCTCCGCATCCTCATGATCGACGACAGCACGTTCGTCCTCGGCGTCTACTCGCAGATCCTCGTCAAGGCGGGCTTCGACGTCCGCACGACGACGTCGGTGCGCGAGTTCGACGACCTGCTCGCGCGCTGGCAGCCGCACCTCGTCTTGATGGACGTGCAGATGCCGGAGGTGAGCGGCGACGAGCTGTGCCGCCGCGTGAAGGCGCGCTTCAAGGCGACGGTGCCGGTCGTGTTCGTCTCCGACCTCCCGCGCGCGCAGCTCGCCGACCGCGCCGCCGCCGCGCAGGCCGACGCCTTCCTCTCGAAGACGAGCGACTGGAACGGCTTCGTCGACTTCGTCCGGAACATCTGCGCGATCACGTATTCGCCCGAACACCTGCCCTGA
- a CDS encoding alpha/beta hydrolase: MHHRAVIFTVALAALSAACRRDSEPAGAATTRSAELGRSSEPERGAIETVDVASDRAALVVAGVGAKAKRPIVYIHGMCGEAKSDLDAWSSGVRTHGTIIALEGDAACANGGRTWSQDVAALDRRVDTAIAAVRSVRGIDLDASEVTVIGESMGATRAVSLAARSPDKYTRLVLVGAPEKSSPKSVGNPKAVAVLAGEKEDQAPSQQTVESLSAGGLNAKLWTLAGAVHGEYGPNGAATMSEALAFVSE, translated from the coding sequence ATGCACCACCGAGCAGTCATCTTCACCGTCGCGCTCGCCGCCCTCTCGGCCGCGTGCCGCAGGGACAGCGAGCCCGCCGGCGCCGCGACGACGCGCTCCGCCGAGCTGGGCCGGTCGTCGGAGCCCGAGCGCGGAGCGATCGAGACCGTCGACGTCGCCAGCGATCGCGCTGCGCTCGTGGTCGCGGGCGTTGGGGCGAAGGCGAAGCGGCCGATCGTCTACATCCACGGGATGTGCGGCGAGGCGAAATCGGACCTCGATGCGTGGTCGTCGGGCGTGCGGACGCACGGCACGATCATCGCGCTCGAGGGTGACGCGGCGTGCGCGAACGGCGGCCGCACGTGGTCGCAGGACGTCGCCGCGCTGGACCGTCGCGTCGATACGGCGATCGCGGCCGTGCGCTCGGTGCGCGGGATCGACCTCGACGCGAGCGAGGTCACCGTCATCGGCGAGTCGATGGGCGCGACGCGCGCGGTGTCGCTCGCGGCCCGGTCGCCGGACAAGTACACGCGGCTCGTGCTGGTGGGAGCGCCGGAGAAGTCGTCGCCGAAGAGCGTCGGCAACCCGAAGGCGGTCGCGGTGCTCGCCGGCGAGAAGGAGGACCAGGCGCCGTCGCAGCAGACCGTCGAGAGCCTCTCCGCCGGCGGGCTGAACGCGAAGCTCTGGACGCTCGCCGGCGCGGTGCACGGCGAATACGGCCCGAACGGCGCCGCGACGATGAGCGAGGCCCTCGCGTTCGTGAGCGAATAG
- a CDS encoding efflux RND transporter periplasmic adaptor subunit: MRYVLVVIGVLAVIGALVAIKGAQIAKLIGFGKQMEAAGPPPEAVSSAIAEEQEWEELVTAVGSVATARGVSISSDIAGVIRAIRFESGATVKQGQVLVELDSSVERAQLAAAVSRREHAAVTADRARSLAQSGAISRAQLDADEAALRNATTDAEAITAQIAKKTITAPFSGKLGIRGVNLGQYLNPGTPITSLETAETVHVDFSLPQQRLQQVQLGMPARIQLESDAGVVEGKVAAIDPTVDNTTRTARLRADVEEGKGAEQLRPGMFVNVAVVLPGKSKRTTVPATAIVHATYGDSVFIVEGKTARQQFVRTGESRGDFVAILDGVKPKQEVVTAGAFKLRNNAPVAVDNSKKTVDPKLAPVPENR; encoded by the coding sequence GTGCGTTACGTCCTCGTCGTCATCGGAGTCCTCGCCGTCATCGGCGCCCTCGTGGCGATCAAGGGAGCGCAGATCGCCAAGCTCATCGGGTTCGGCAAGCAGATGGAGGCGGCCGGGCCGCCACCGGAGGCGGTGTCTTCCGCGATCGCGGAGGAGCAGGAGTGGGAAGAGCTGGTCACCGCGGTCGGCAGCGTCGCGACCGCGCGCGGCGTCTCGATCAGCTCCGACATCGCGGGCGTCATCCGCGCGATCCGCTTCGAGTCCGGCGCGACGGTGAAGCAAGGGCAGGTCCTCGTCGAGCTCGACTCGAGCGTCGAGCGCGCGCAGCTCGCGGCCGCGGTCTCCCGTCGCGAGCACGCCGCCGTGACGGCCGATCGCGCGCGATCGCTCGCGCAGTCGGGTGCGATCTCGCGCGCCCAGCTCGACGCGGACGAAGCGGCGCTCCGGAACGCGACGACGGACGCGGAGGCGATCACGGCGCAGATCGCGAAGAAGACGATCACCGCGCCGTTCAGCGGCAAGCTCGGGATCCGCGGCGTGAACCTCGGGCAATACCTGAACCCCGGCACGCCGATCACGAGCCTCGAGACGGCGGAGACGGTGCACGTCGACTTCTCGCTGCCGCAGCAGCGGCTCCAGCAAGTACAGCTCGGCATGCCGGCGCGCATCCAGCTCGAGTCCGACGCCGGCGTCGTCGAGGGCAAGGTCGCCGCGATCGATCCCACCGTCGACAACACGACCCGCACCGCGCGGCTCCGCGCCGACGTCGAGGAGGGGAAGGGCGCGGAGCAGCTCCGCCCCGGCATGTTCGTGAACGTCGCGGTCGTGCTGCCGGGGAAGTCCAAGCGCACGACCGTGCCCGCGACCGCGATCGTCCACGCGACCTACGGCGACTCCGTCTTCATCGTCGAGGGCAAGACCGCGCGGCAGCAGTTCGTGCGGACCGGCGAGTCGCGCGGCGATTTCGTCGCCATCCTCGACGGCGTCAAGCCGAAGCAAGAGGTGGTGACGGCGGGGGCGTTCAAGCTCCGGAACAACGCCCCCGTCGCGGTCGACAACTCGAAGAAGACGGTCGATCCCAAGCTCGCGCCGGTGCCCGAGAACCGGTAA
- a CDS encoding kelch repeat-containing protein: MRSLAAIVLVACSEPASVVADADADAGAEAGAPPVAVPDASADAVAAPSGWSSRASLPRPMQEVAVLALDGLVYVIGGFDDASATLADVRIYDPATDRWRDGVALPRPLHHVNAAVVGDRIWIAGALEGGAFTATGVTLMFDPGAGSWVERRAMPPGSERGSSMTAAIGETIYVAGGLRGGAVADFSAYDTETDTWSSLPPLPSARDHGGGVAAGGLFFAVSGRSSIAGHTTRLDVFDPATGAWTSRTPMPTSRAGSSIALAGDRIVVLGGEGNPAVPSGVFAEVEAYSIAADRWEALPAMPTPRHGTGAATIDGVVYVPGGGTRQGFGATAIVEALRVP, encoded by the coding sequence ATGCGCTCCCTCGCAGCGATCGTCCTCGTCGCGTGCTCGGAGCCCGCGTCCGTCGTCGCCGACGCCGACGCCGACGCCGGAGCAGAGGCCGGCGCGCCGCCCGTCGCCGTTCCGGACGCGAGCGCCGACGCCGTCGCGGCGCCGAGCGGTTGGTCGTCGCGCGCGTCGTTGCCGCGGCCGATGCAGGAGGTCGCGGTCCTCGCGCTCGACGGGCTCGTCTACGTGATCGGCGGCTTCGACGACGCGAGCGCGACGCTCGCCGACGTCCGCATCTACGACCCCGCGACCGATCGCTGGCGCGACGGCGTGGCCTTGCCGCGCCCGCTCCATCACGTGAACGCCGCCGTGGTGGGCGATCGGATCTGGATCGCGGGCGCGCTCGAGGGCGGCGCCTTCACCGCCACCGGCGTCACGTTGATGTTCGATCCCGGCGCCGGGAGCTGGGTCGAACGGCGCGCGATGCCGCCGGGCTCGGAGCGCGGATCGTCGATGACGGCCGCGATCGGCGAGACGATCTACGTCGCGGGCGGCCTCCGCGGCGGGGCGGTCGCGGACTTCTCCGCCTACGACACGGAGACCGATACGTGGTCGTCGCTGCCGCCGCTCCCGTCCGCGCGCGATCACGGCGGCGGCGTCGCGGCGGGCGGGCTCTTCTTCGCGGTGAGCGGCCGCTCGTCGATCGCGGGGCACACGACGCGCCTCGACGTCTTCGATCCCGCGACCGGCGCGTGGACGTCGCGCACGCCGATGCCGACGAGCCGCGCGGGCTCTTCGATCGCGCTCGCGGGAGATCGGATCGTGGTCCTCGGCGGTGAAGGCAACCCCGCGGTTCCAAGCGGCGTCTTCGCGGAGGTCGAGGCGTATTCGATCGCGGCCGATCGCTGGGAGGCGCTCCCCGCGATGCCGACCCCGCGTCACGGCACCGGCGCGGCCACGATCGACGGAGTCGTGTACGTGCCCGGCGGCGGCACGCGGCAAGGGTTCGGCGCGACGGCGATCGTCGAGGCGCTGCGCGTGCCTTGA
- a CDS encoding efflux RND transporter permease subunit yields MKFTDVFIRRPVLAIVVNLIIIVAGIQAIRTLNVRQYPKVESATVTVRTAYVGASADLVRGFITTPLERSIAAADGIDYIESQSTQGLSTINVRLKLNFNAANALADITARVNQVRADLPPESEVPAISIEPSDAQVAAMYLSFASTILEDNQVTDYLIRVVQPRLSAIEGVQRADILGGRTFAVRAWLKSDRMAALGVSPLQVREALAANNYLSAVGQTKGALVQINLTAATDLKSIEDFRRLVVKRQGDTLVRLADVADVVLGADTYDQDVRMSGKAATFMGVWVLPNANSLDVIAAVRAELEEIKRELPSGMEAETAYDSTTYIDDAIREVVTTLLETIGIVIVVIFLFLGSLRSVLVPVVAIPVSLIGAVFLMQVFGFTVNLLTLLAVVLAVGLVVDDAIVVVENVERNMREGKGPLEAAYVGARELVGPVIAMTITLAAVYAPIGFQGGLTGALFREFAFTLAGAVTISGVVALTLSPMMSSKLLRHEHGWFVTKVDAVFDAIRRRYERALAATLRNRGLVYTVWVALSILVVPMYMFSPAELAPNEDQGGVFGALEVPANASLEQVVAYSKQVEEKFEAVPEFDHSFQITFANTGFGGMIVKPWSQRKRSIFPIQEELSAATMSITGVRAPVFNPPPLPSPGFFPVEVVIASTADHEEILRFSDQIVEELMKTGQFAFPPIVDVRIDQQKTEIVLDRDKIAAMGLSMQQIGADMSAALGGNFVNRFSMDGRSYKVIPQIERSGRLTPEQLTQIHVTGANGQLMPLSAVATLRDEVEPRTLNRFQQLNAVKLSGVATQSLEGALQSVETIAAAKLPHGYRVDFTGESRQHRQEGGRFLPAMSLAILLIFLVLAAQFNSFRDPLVILLGSVPLAMFGALIFTFLKFAGPPGMNFALTEGWTTTMNIYSQVGLVTLVGLVSKNGILIVEFANSEQIAGKGKLDAVMEAARTRLRPILMTTTATVAGHFPLTLVSGPGAVARNSIGIVLVGGMAIGTLFTLFVVPSLYILLAKDHAKTPALAS; encoded by the coding sequence ATGAAGTTTACCGACGTCTTCATTCGCCGGCCGGTGCTGGCGATCGTGGTCAATCTGATCATCATCGTCGCCGGGATTCAGGCGATCAGGACGCTCAACGTCCGGCAATATCCGAAGGTCGAGAGCGCCACCGTCACCGTGCGCACCGCCTACGTCGGGGCGAGCGCGGACCTCGTGCGCGGGTTCATCACCACGCCGCTCGAGCGGTCGATCGCGGCCGCGGACGGCATCGACTACATCGAGTCCCAGAGCACGCAGGGGCTCTCGACCATCAACGTCCGGCTGAAGCTCAATTTCAACGCCGCGAACGCGCTCGCGGACATCACCGCGCGCGTCAATCAAGTACGCGCCGACTTGCCGCCGGAGTCGGAGGTGCCGGCGATCAGCATCGAGCCGTCCGACGCGCAGGTCGCGGCGATGTATTTGAGCTTTGCGTCGACCATCCTCGAAGACAATCAAGTCACCGATTACCTCATACGCGTCGTCCAGCCGCGCCTCTCCGCGATCGAGGGCGTGCAGCGCGCCGACATCCTCGGCGGCCGCACCTTCGCCGTCCGCGCGTGGCTGAAGTCCGATCGCATGGCGGCGCTCGGCGTGTCGCCGCTCCAGGTGCGGGAGGCGCTCGCGGCGAACAACTACCTCTCCGCGGTCGGGCAGACCAAGGGCGCGCTCGTCCAGATCAACCTCACCGCCGCGACCGACCTCAAGTCGATCGAGGACTTTCGGCGCCTCGTCGTGAAGCGCCAGGGCGACACCCTCGTGCGCCTCGCCGACGTCGCGGACGTCGTCCTCGGCGCCGACACCTACGATCAGGACGTCCGCATGAGCGGCAAGGCGGCGACCTTCATGGGCGTGTGGGTCCTGCCGAACGCGAACTCGCTCGACGTCATCGCCGCCGTGCGCGCGGAGCTCGAGGAGATCAAGCGCGAGCTCCCGAGCGGGATGGAAGCGGAGACGGCGTACGACTCGACGACGTACATCGACGACGCGATCCGCGAGGTCGTCACGACGCTGCTCGAGACGATCGGCATCGTCATCGTCGTGATCTTCCTGTTCCTCGGCAGCCTCCGCAGCGTGCTCGTGCCCGTCGTCGCGATCCCGGTGTCGCTCATCGGGGCCGTGTTCCTCATGCAGGTCTTCGGGTTCACGGTGAACCTCCTCACCTTGCTCGCCGTCGTCCTCGCGGTCGGCCTCGTCGTCGACGACGCGATCGTCGTCGTCGAGAACGTCGAGCGGAACATGCGCGAGGGCAAGGGCCCGCTCGAGGCGGCGTACGTCGGCGCGCGCGAGCTCGTCGGGCCGGTCATCGCGATGACGATCACGCTCGCCGCCGTCTACGCGCCGATCGGCTTCCAGGGCGGCCTCACCGGCGCGCTCTTCCGCGAGTTCGCCTTCACCCTCGCGGGCGCGGTCACGATCTCCGGCGTCGTCGCGCTCACGCTCTCGCCGATGATGTCGTCGAAGCTCCTCCGCCACGAGCACGGCTGGTTCGTGACGAAGGTCGACGCCGTCTTCGACGCCATTCGCCGCCGCTACGAGCGCGCGCTCGCGGCGACGCTGCGGAACCGCGGCCTCGTGTACACGGTGTGGGTCGCGCTCTCGATCTTGGTCGTGCCGATGTACATGTTCTCGCCCGCCGAGCTCGCGCCGAACGAGGACCAGGGCGGCGTCTTCGGGGCGCTCGAGGTGCCCGCGAACGCCAGCCTCGAGCAGGTCGTCGCCTATTCGAAGCAGGTCGAGGAGAAATTCGAGGCCGTCCCCGAGTTCGACCATTCTTTTCAGATCACGTTCGCGAATACCGGTTTCGGCGGCATGATCGTCAAACCGTGGAGCCAGCGTAAACGAAGTATCTTCCCGATCCAGGAGGAGCTCTCCGCCGCGACGATGAGCATCACCGGCGTGCGCGCGCCGGTCTTCAACCCGCCGCCGCTCCCGAGCCCCGGCTTCTTCCCGGTCGAGGTCGTCATCGCGTCGACCGCGGACCACGAGGAGATCCTCCGCTTCAGCGACCAGATCGTCGAAGAGCTCATGAAGACGGGGCAGTTCGCGTTTCCGCCCATCGTCGACGTGCGGATCGATCAGCAGAAGACGGAGATCGTCCTCGACCGCGACAAGATCGCGGCGATGGGGCTCTCGATGCAGCAGATCGGCGCCGACATGTCCGCCGCGCTCGGCGGCAACTTCGTCAATCGCTTCTCGATGGATGGTCGCAGCTACAAGGTCATCCCCCAGATCGAGCGCTCGGGCCGCCTCACGCCGGAGCAGCTCACGCAGATCCACGTCACCGGCGCGAACGGGCAGCTCATGCCGCTCTCCGCCGTCGCGACGCTCCGGGACGAGGTCGAGCCGCGCACGCTGAACCGCTTCCAGCAGCTCAACGCGGTGAAGCTCTCCGGCGTCGCGACGCAGTCGCTCGAGGGCGCGCTCCAATCGGTGGAGACGATCGCGGCGGCGAAGCTGCCGCACGGCTATCGCGTCGACTTCACCGGCGAGTCGCGGCAGCACCGGCAGGAGGGCGGCCGCTTCCTCCCCGCGATGTCGCTCGCGATCCTGCTCATCTTCCTCGTGCTCGCCGCGCAGTTCAACTCGTTCCGCGATCCGCTCGTCATCCTCCTCGGCTCGGTCCCGCTCGCGATGTTCGGCGCGCTCATCTTCACGTTCCTGAAGTTCGCGGGGCCGCCGGGGATGAATTTCGCGCTGACGGAGGGCTGGACGACGACGATGAACATCTATTCGCAGGTCGGGCTCGTCACCCTCGTCGGCCTCGTCTCGAAGAACGGGATCCTCATCGTCGAGTTCGCGAACTCCGAGCAGATCGCCGGCAAGGGCAAGCTCGACGCGGTGATGGAGGCGGCGCGCACGCGCCTCCGCCCCATCCTCATGACGACGACCGCCACCGTCGCGGGCCACTTCCCGCTCACGCTCGTGTCGGGCCCGGGCGCGGTCGCGCGGAACTCGATCGGCATCGTGCTCGTCGGCGGAATGGCGATCGGCACGCTCTTCACGCTCTTCGTCGTGCCGTCGCTCTACATCCTCCTCGCGAAGGACCACGCGAAGACCCCGGCGCTGGCAAGCTGA
- a CDS encoding EamA family transporter: protein MKAKALALVLASAFIHASWNAILKRCREPEHAVIAGSVVSASFAVVIGALLGFAPGRGYALGWALVAGLLEAAYFQALGRALARGTLGTVYTVSRGGALLVVWPISVLLLGEELTPFRAGGTMLVIAGLAGVGFSSSRATAGPASSGFAIAALTGLFIGGYNLAYKRALAGGVSAATSNAVSLGLAAAINVALVGRARRTAALAALRGSPLAIGLAGFLGATGFLLFLAALAEVGAGLVVTLRNTSILFAQGMGFFLGERPGRLALAGTAAVTAGAILLAL from the coding sequence ATGAAGGCGAAGGCGCTCGCGCTCGTCCTCGCCTCGGCGTTCATCCACGCGAGCTGGAACGCGATCCTCAAGCGGTGCCGCGAGCCGGAGCACGCGGTGATCGCGGGCTCGGTGGTGTCCGCGTCCTTCGCCGTCGTCATCGGTGCGCTGCTCGGCTTCGCGCCGGGGCGCGGCTACGCGCTCGGGTGGGCGCTCGTCGCCGGGCTCCTCGAGGCCGCGTATTTCCAGGCGCTCGGGCGCGCGCTCGCGCGCGGCACGCTCGGCACCGTGTACACCGTGAGCCGCGGCGGCGCGCTCCTCGTCGTGTGGCCGATCTCGGTGCTCCTCCTCGGCGAGGAGCTCACCCCCTTCCGCGCGGGCGGCACCATGCTCGTCATCGCCGGGCTCGCGGGGGTGGGGTTCTCGTCCTCGCGCGCGACGGCGGGACCGGCGAGCTCCGGGTTCGCGATCGCCGCGCTCACGGGCCTGTTCATCGGCGGGTACAACCTCGCCTACAAGCGCGCGCTCGCGGGCGGCGTGTCGGCGGCGACGTCGAACGCGGTGTCGCTCGGGCTCGCGGCCGCGATCAACGTCGCGCTCGTCGGCCGCGCGCGCCGCACCGCCGCGCTCGCCGCGCTGCGTGGCTCGCCCCTCGCGATCGGGCTCGCCGGCTTCCTCGGCGCGACCGGCTTCCTCCTCTTCCTCGCCGCGCTGGCGGAGGTCGGCGCAGGGCTCGTCGTGACGCTGCGGAACACGTCGATCCTGTTCGCGCAGGGGATGGGCTTCTTCCTCGGCGAGCGACCCGGCCGCCTCGCGCTCGCCGGCACCGCCGCCGTCACGGCGGGCGCGATCCTGCTCGCGCTCTGA